In the genome of Pseudomonas sp. P5_109, one region contains:
- a CDS encoding lipid asymmetry maintenance protein MlaB: MSESAVRMDEAGELRLSGVLDYRTGPGLREQGKALIKASKAAALVVDCSAVTKSSSVGLSLLLCFIRDAQAAGKALSIRGMPEDMREIAQVSEMTELLAHP; the protein is encoded by the coding sequence ATGAGTGAGTCGGCAGTCCGGATGGACGAAGCGGGCGAGCTGCGACTCAGCGGCGTGCTGGATTACCGTACCGGCCCTGGCCTGCGCGAGCAGGGCAAGGCGCTGATCAAGGCCAGCAAGGCCGCGGCGCTGGTGGTCGATTGCTCGGCGGTGACCAAGTCCAGCAGTGTCGGTTTGTCGTTACTGCTGTGTTTCATCCGCGATGCTCAGGCGGCCGGCAAGGCGCTGAGTATCCGTGGAATGCCGGAAGACATGCGTGAAATCGCTCAGGTCAGCGAGATGACCGAGCTGTTGGCGCATCCCTAA
- a CDS encoding phospholipid-binding protein MlaC — MISTLRRGLLVLLAALPLVSHAVAAPSAHDLVQDTTNRMLADLAANKEKYKQDPQDFYTALNTIVGPVVDAEGISKSIMTVKYSRKATPAQMKTFEENFKKGLFQFYGNALLEYNNQGITVEPAKDESGDRTSVGMVVKGSSGAIYPVSYTLEKINGEWKLRNVIINGINIGKLFRDQFADAMQRNGNDLDKTINGWAGEVAKAKEATDQKPGQSAQ, encoded by the coding sequence ATGATCTCTACCTTGCGACGTGGCCTGTTGGTACTGCTCGCGGCACTGCCGCTGGTGTCCCATGCCGTAGCGGCGCCCTCGGCGCACGATCTGGTGCAGGACACAACCAATCGTATGCTCGCGGACCTGGCTGCAAACAAAGAGAAGTACAAGCAGGACCCGCAGGACTTCTATACGGCACTGAACACCATCGTCGGTCCTGTCGTGGACGCCGAAGGTATTTCCAAGAGCATCATGACCGTCAAGTACTCGCGCAAAGCCACGCCTGCGCAAATGAAGACCTTTGAGGAAAACTTCAAGAAGGGTCTGTTCCAGTTCTATGGCAATGCCTTGCTGGAGTACAACAACCAGGGCATCACGGTTGAGCCGGCCAAAGACGAGTCGGGCGACCGTACCAGCGTTGGCATGGTCGTCAAGGGTAGCAGCGGCGCGATCTATCCAGTGTCGTACACGCTTGAAAAGATCAATGGCGAGTGGAAGCTGCGTAACGTCATCATCAATGGCATCAACATTGGCAAGCTGTTCCGCGATCAGTTCGCTGACGCCATGCAGCGCAATGGCAACGACCTGGACAAGACCATCAATGGTTGGGCCGGGGAAGTCGCCAAGGCCAAGGAAGCCACTGACCAGAAACCAGGGCAGTCAGCCCAATGA
- a CDS encoding BolA family protein, whose amino-acid sequence MQAVEVKSFLEGKLPGTLVEVEGEGCNFQLNVISDELAALSPVKRQQQIYAHLNPWITDGSIHAVTMKFFSSAAWAERT is encoded by the coding sequence ATGCAGGCCGTAGAAGTGAAGAGCTTCCTAGAAGGAAAGCTGCCCGGAACGTTGGTAGAAGTCGAGGGCGAAGGCTGCAATTTCCAGCTGAACGTGATTAGCGATGAACTGGCGGCGTTGAGCCCGGTGAAGCGTCAGCAGCAGATCTATGCCCATTTGAACCCATGGATCACCGATGGCAGCATCCATGCGGTCACTATGAAATTTTTCAGCAGCGCGGCCTGGGCCGAGCGCACCTGA
- the mlaE gene encoding lipid asymmetry maintenance ABC transporter permease subunit MlaE: MRRISLIERVRRFGQAGIDVLAVFGRSALFLFHALLGRGGIGGGFGLLVKQLHSVGVMSLVIIVVSGVFIGMVLALQGFNILSSYGSEQAVGQMVALTLLRELGPVVTALLFAGRAGSALTAEIGNMKSTEQLSSLEMIGVDPLKYIIAPRLWAGFISLPVLAMIFSVVGIWGGSWVAVDWLGVYEGSYWSNMQNSVTFSEDVLNGIIKSIVFAFVVTWIAVFQGYDCEPTSEGISRATTKTVVYASLAVLGLDFILTALMFGDF; the protein is encoded by the coding sequence ATGCGCAGAATTTCATTGATAGAACGCGTGCGCCGCTTCGGCCAGGCCGGCATCGATGTGCTGGCGGTGTTCGGGCGTTCGGCCCTGTTCCTGTTCCATGCCTTGCTCGGTCGGGGCGGTATCGGTGGCGGCTTCGGGCTGCTGGTCAAGCAGTTGCATTCGGTGGGCGTGATGTCCCTGGTGATCATCGTGGTCTCCGGGGTGTTCATCGGCATGGTGCTGGCGCTGCAGGGCTTCAACATTCTTTCCAGCTATGGTTCGGAGCAGGCTGTCGGGCAGATGGTTGCGCTGACACTGCTGCGTGAGCTGGGGCCGGTGGTGACCGCCTTGCTGTTCGCCGGGCGCGCAGGTTCGGCGTTGACCGCCGAAATCGGCAACATGAAGTCCACCGAGCAGTTGTCCAGCCTGGAGATGATCGGGGTCGACCCGCTCAAGTACATCATCGCGCCACGCTTGTGGGCCGGTTTCATTTCCTTGCCGGTGCTGGCGATGATTTTCAGCGTGGTGGGTATCTGGGGCGGCTCGTGGGTAGCTGTCGACTGGCTGGGGGTCTATGAAGGTTCCTACTGGTCGAACATGCAGAACAGCGTGACGTTCTCCGAGGATGTGCTCAACGGGATCATCAAAAGTATCGTATTTGCCTTTGTCGTGACCTGGATCGCCGTATTCCAGGGCTATGACTGCGAACCCACTTCCGAGGGGATCAGTCGTGCCACCACCAAGACCGTTGTATATGCCTCGTTGGCAGTACTCGGCCTGGACTTTATTCTGACCGCCTTGATGTTTGGAGATTTCTGA
- the algW gene encoding Do family serine endopeptidase AlgW codes for MLKALRFSGWPLLAGVLVALLIIQRYPEWVGLPSLDVNLQQAPQTTSMQQGPVSYADAVTTAAPSVVNLYTTKVINKPNHPLFEDPQFRRFFGDNSPKQKRMESSLGSGVIMSPEGYILTNNHVTSGADQIVVALKDGRETLARVIGSDPETDLAVLKIDLKNLPSITVGRSDNIRIGDVALAIGNPFGVGQTVTMGIISATGRNQLGLNNYEDFIQTDAAINPGNSGGALVDAIGNLTGINTAIFSKSGGSQGIGFAIPVKLAMEVMKSIIEHGQVIRGWLGIEVQPLTQELAESFGLSGRPGIVVAGIFRDGPAQKAGLQLGDVILAIDGEPAGDGRRSMNQVARIKPTDKVTIQVMRNGKELKLTAEIGLRPPPAPVKEKEEE; via the coding sequence ATGCTCAAGGCGCTGCGTTTTTCCGGCTGGCCGCTGTTGGCCGGCGTGCTTGTCGCTCTTTTGATAATCCAGCGTTACCCCGAATGGGTCGGGCTCCCGAGCCTCGACGTCAACCTGCAGCAGGCGCCGCAAACCACCAGCATGCAGCAGGGTCCGGTGTCCTATGCCGACGCCGTGACCACCGCCGCGCCGTCGGTGGTGAACCTCTACACCACCAAAGTCATCAACAAACCCAACCATCCGTTGTTCGAAGATCCGCAGTTCCGGCGCTTCTTCGGCGATAACTCGCCCAAGCAGAAACGCATGGAATCGAGTCTCGGCTCCGGCGTGATCATGAGCCCGGAAGGCTACATCCTGACCAACAACCACGTGACCAGCGGCGCCGACCAGATCGTGGTGGCGCTCAAGGACGGCCGGGAAACCCTGGCGCGGGTGATCGGCAGCGACCCGGAGACTGACCTCGCGGTTCTGAAAATCGACCTGAAAAACCTGCCGTCAATCACCGTGGGGCGCTCCGACAACATCCGCATCGGCGACGTCGCGCTGGCCATCGGCAACCCGTTCGGCGTCGGCCAGACCGTGACCATGGGCATCATCAGCGCCACCGGTCGCAACCAGCTGGGCCTGAACAACTACGAAGACTTCATCCAGACCGACGCCGCCATCAACCCCGGCAACTCCGGCGGTGCGCTGGTGGATGCCATTGGCAACCTGACCGGCATCAACACGGCGATCTTCTCCAAGTCCGGCGGCTCCCAGGGTATCGGTTTCGCGATTCCGGTGAAGCTGGCGATGGAAGTGATGAAGTCGATCATCGAGCACGGCCAGGTGATTCGTGGCTGGCTGGGTATCGAAGTGCAGCCGCTGACCCAGGAATTGGCCGAATCGTTCGGTTTGTCCGGGCGCCCGGGCATTGTCGTGGCGGGGATTTTCCGCGATGGCCCGGCACAGAAGGCCGGCCTGCAACTGGGTGATGTGATTCTTGCCATCGATGGCGAACCGGCCGGAGATGGCCGACGCTCGATGAATCAGGTGGCGCGGATCAAACCGACCGACAAGGTCACGATCCAGGTGATGCGCAACGGCAAGGAGCTCAAGCTGACCGCGGAAATTGGCTTGCGTCCGCCACCGGCACCGGTCAAAGAGAAAGAAGAAGAGTAA
- the mlaD gene encoding outer membrane lipid asymmetry maintenance protein MlaD, with protein MQNRTLEIGVGLFLLAGILALLLLALRVSGLSPSPSTDTYKLYAYFDNIAGLTVRAKVTMAGVTIGKVTAIDLDRDSFTGRVTMQLEKRIDNLPADSTASILTAGLLGEKYIGISVGGEDALLKDGGTIHDTQSSLVLEDLIGKFLLNTVSKDAK; from the coding sequence ATGCAAAACCGCACCCTGGAAATCGGTGTCGGCCTTTTCTTGCTGGCTGGCATCCTGGCTTTGCTCTTGTTGGCGTTGCGGGTCAGTGGCCTGTCCCCGAGCCCGAGCACCGACACCTATAAACTTTACGCCTACTTTGACAATATCGCCGGTTTGACTGTCAGAGCAAAGGTGACCATGGCCGGTGTGACCATCGGCAAGGTCACGGCTATCGATCTGGATCGCGACAGTTTTACCGGTCGGGTGACCATGCAGCTGGAAAAACGCATCGATAATCTGCCGGCGGACTCAACTGCATCTATCCTGACCGCTGGCCTGTTGGGCGAGAAGTACATCGGTATCAGTGTGGGCGGGGAAGACGCCCTGCTCAAGGATGGTGGAACCATCCATGACACGCAGTCATCGCTGGTGCTCGAGGACCTGATCGGTAAATTCCTGCTCAATACCGTTAGCAAAGACGCCAAATGA
- a CDS encoding ATP-binding cassette domain-containing protein — MSADNAYAVELKGLSFKRGARSIFNNVDIRIPRGKVTGIMGPSGCGKTTLLRLMGAQLRPTKGEVWVNGQNLPKLSRSDLFDARKHMGVLFQSGALFTDLDVFENVAFPLRVHTQLPEEMIRDIVLLKLQAVGLRGAIDLMPDELSGGMKRRVALARAIALDPQILMYDEPFVGQDPIAMGVLVRLIRLLNDALGITSIVVSHDLAETASIADYIYVVGDGQVLGQGTPDELMNSDEPRIRQFMTGEPDGPVPYHFPATDYRADLLGKR, encoded by the coding sequence ATGAGTGCCGATAACGCCTACGCGGTCGAGCTGAAGGGACTGTCCTTCAAGCGCGGTGCGCGCAGCATTTTCAATAATGTCGATATCCGTATCCCGCGTGGCAAGGTCACCGGCATCATGGGGCCTTCCGGGTGCGGCAAGACCACGCTTTTGCGTTTGATGGGCGCCCAATTGCGCCCCACCAAGGGCGAAGTCTGGGTCAACGGCCAGAACCTGCCAAAGCTGTCGCGCAGTGACCTGTTCGATGCGCGCAAGCATATGGGCGTGCTGTTTCAGAGCGGCGCACTGTTTACCGACCTCGATGTCTTCGAGAACGTCGCTTTTCCGCTGCGGGTTCACACGCAACTGCCGGAAGAAATGATCCGCGACATCGTCCTGCTCAAGCTGCAGGCCGTGGGTTTGCGCGGTGCCATCGATCTGATGCCCGACGAGCTTTCCGGCGGCATGAAGCGCCGAGTTGCGCTGGCCCGGGCGATTGCTCTCGATCCACAGATCCTCATGTACGACGAGCCCTTTGTCGGCCAGGACCCCATCGCCATGGGCGTCCTGGTGCGCCTGATTCGTTTGCTCAACGATGCGCTGGGCATCACCAGCATCGTGGTGTCCCACGATCTGGCCGAGACCGCGAGCATTGCCGATTACATTTATGTGGTGGGCGATGGCCAGGTGTTGGGGCAGGGGACCCCGGACGAGCTGATGAACTCGGATGAACCGCGCATTCGGCAGTTCATGACGGGTGAACCCGATGGCCCGGTTCCGTACCACTTTCCAGCGACGGATTACCGCGCAGATCTTCTGGGGAAGCGCTGA
- the hisG gene encoding ATP phosphoribosyltransferase yields MLTIALSKGRILDDTLPLLAEAGIVPTENPDKSRKLIIPTTQDDVRLLIVRATDVPTYVEHGAADLGVAGKDVLMEYGGQGLYEPLDLQIAQCKLMTAGKVGAVEPKGRLRIATKFVNVAKRYYAEQGRQVDIIKLYGSMELAPLIGLADKIIDVVDTGNTLRANGLEPQDFIAAISSRLIVNKASMKMQHARIQALIDTLRKAVESRHRG; encoded by the coding sequence ATGCTGACTATCGCACTGTCCAAGGGCCGCATCCTTGACGACACCTTGCCGCTTCTGGCTGAAGCGGGCATCGTGCCGACCGAGAATCCGGACAAGAGCCGCAAGCTGATCATTCCCACGACTCAGGACGATGTCCGTCTGCTGATCGTGCGTGCCACCGATGTACCGACCTATGTCGAACATGGTGCTGCCGACCTCGGCGTCGCCGGCAAGGATGTGCTGATGGAATACGGCGGCCAGGGCCTGTACGAGCCGCTGGACCTGCAAATTGCCCAGTGCAAGCTGATGACCGCCGGTAAAGTCGGCGCCGTCGAGCCCAAGGGCCGTCTGCGCATCGCTACCAAGTTCGTCAATGTTGCCAAGCGCTACTACGCCGAGCAGGGCCGTCAGGTTGACATCATCAAGCTCTACGGTTCGATGGAGCTGGCGCCGCTGATCGGCCTGGCGGACAAGATCATCGACGTGGTCGACACCGGTAACACGCTGCGGGCCAACGGCCTGGAGCCACAGGATTTCATCGCGGCCATCAGCTCCCGTCTGATCGTCAACAAGGCTTCGATGAAAATGCAGCACGCCCGTATCCAGGCGTTGATCGACACCCTGCGCAAGGCAGTGGAGTCTCGACACCGCGGCTGA
- the hisD gene encoding histidinol dehydrogenase produces the protein MTAPTAIRRLNAADPDFAHHLDHLLSWESVSDDSVNQRVLDIIKAVRERGDAALVDFTRQFDGLDVKSMADLILPRERLELALTRISVPQREALEVAAARVRSYHEKQKQDSWSYTEADGTVLGQKVTPLDRAGLYVPGGKASYPSSVLMNAIPAKVAGVTEVVMVVPTPRGEINELVLAAACIAGVDRVFTIGGAQAVAALAYGTESVPKVDKVVGPGNIYVATAKRHVFGQVGIDMIAGPSEILVVCDGQTDPDWIAMDLFSQAEHDEDAQAILVSPDAEFLDKVAASITKLMPTMERAAIIETSINGRGALIKVRDMAQAIEVANRIAPEHLELSVADPQAWLPQIRHAGAIFMGRHTSEALGDYCAGPNHVLPTSGTARFSSPLGVYDFQKRSSIIFCSEQGASELGKTASVLARGESLTAHARSAEYRIVDDKQGN, from the coding sequence ATGACCGCACCGACTGCAATTCGCCGACTCAACGCTGCTGACCCGGATTTCGCGCATCATCTGGATCATCTGTTGAGCTGGGAAAGTGTGTCTGACGACTCGGTCAATCAGCGGGTGCTGGACATCATCAAGGCCGTGCGTGAGCGTGGCGACGCGGCACTGGTGGACTTCACCCGCCAGTTCGATGGGCTGGACGTGAAGTCCATGGCCGACCTGATCCTGCCGCGCGAGCGTCTGGAACTGGCGCTCACCCGCATCTCCGTGCCTCAGCGCGAAGCCCTGGAGGTTGCCGCCGCTCGTGTGCGCAGCTACCACGAAAAACAGAAGCAGGACTCCTGGAGCTACACCGAGGCCGACGGCACGGTGCTGGGTCAGAAAGTCACGCCGCTGGACCGCGCCGGTCTATACGTACCGGGCGGCAAGGCGTCGTACCCTTCGTCGGTGTTGATGAACGCGATTCCGGCCAAGGTCGCCGGCGTCACCGAAGTGGTCATGGTCGTTCCGACCCCGCGCGGTGAAATCAACGAGCTGGTGTTGGCCGCTGCCTGCATCGCCGGCGTCGACCGCGTATTCACCATCGGTGGCGCTCAAGCCGTTGCCGCATTGGCTTACGGCACCGAGAGCGTGCCGAAGGTCGACAAGGTCGTCGGTCCGGGCAACATCTATGTCGCCACTGCCAAGCGCCACGTATTTGGCCAGGTCGGCATCGACATGATCGCCGGTCCTTCCGAGATCCTCGTGGTGTGCGACGGCCAGACCGATCCGGACTGGATCGCCATGGACCTGTTCTCCCAGGCCGAACACGACGAAGACGCCCAGGCCATTCTGGTCAGCCCCGACGCCGAGTTCCTCGACAAGGTCGCCGCCAGCATCACCAAGCTGATGCCGACCATGGAGCGTGCCGCGATCATCGAAACCTCGATCAATGGCCGAGGTGCGTTGATCAAGGTGCGCGACATGGCGCAGGCCATCGAAGTCGCCAACCGCATCGCGCCGGAGCACCTCGAGTTGTCGGTTGCCGATCCGCAAGCCTGGCTGCCGCAGATCCGCCACGCCGGCGCGATCTTCATGGGTCGCCACACGTCCGAAGCCCTGGGTGATTACTGCGCAGGCCCGAACCACGTGTTGCCGACCTCTGGCACTGCGCGCTTCTCTTCGCCGCTGGGTGTGTACGACTTCCAGAAGCGCTCGTCGATCATCTTCTGTTCCGAGCAGGGCGCTTCCGAGTTGGGCAAGACCGCTTCCGTGCTGGCCCGTGGCGAGTCGCTGACCGCCCACGCCCGTAGTGCCGAATATCGCATCGTTGACGACAAGCAGGGGAACTGA
- the hisC gene encoding histidinol-phosphate transaminase, translating into MSKFWSPFVKNLVPYVPGEQPKLAKLVKLNTNENPYGPSPKALAAMQTELNDNLRLYPDPNSDLLKNAVAKYYGVQGNQVFLGNGSDEVLAHIFHGLLQHDQPLLFPDISYSFYPVYCGLYGIKFDAVPLDEQFQINPADYARPNGGIIFPNPNAPTGCLLALEAVEQILKASPDSVVVVDEAYIDFGGETAITLVDRYPNLLVTQTLSKSRSLAGLRVGLAVGHPDLIEALERIKNSFNSYPLDRMANVGAAAAFEDREYFDKTCRLVIENREKVVAQLEEKGFEVLPSAANFIFARHPLHDAAALAAKLREQGVIVRHFKQERIAQFLRISIGTPEQNQALIDGLGDL; encoded by the coding sequence ATGAGTAAATTCTGGAGCCCGTTCGTCAAGAATCTGGTGCCTTACGTCCCGGGTGAGCAGCCGAAGCTGGCAAAACTGGTAAAGCTCAACACCAACGAAAACCCGTACGGTCCATCGCCGAAAGCCTTGGCCGCGATGCAAACCGAACTCAATGACAACCTGCGCCTGTACCCGGACCCGAACAGCGATCTGCTGAAGAACGCGGTCGCCAAATACTACGGCGTGCAGGGTAACCAGGTTTTCCTTGGCAACGGTTCCGATGAAGTACTGGCGCACATCTTCCACGGTTTGCTGCAGCACGATCAGCCGCTGTTGTTCCCGGACATCAGCTACAGCTTCTACCCGGTCTACTGCGGGTTATACGGTATCAAGTTCGACGCGGTGCCACTGGATGAGCAGTTCCAGATCAACCCGGCGGACTACGCCAGGCCGAACGGCGGGATCATTTTCCCCAACCCGAACGCCCCGACCGGCTGCCTGCTGGCGCTGGAAGCGGTGGAGCAGATCCTCAAGGCCAGCCCGGATTCGGTGGTCGTGGTGGACGAGGCCTACATCGATTTCGGCGGCGAGACGGCGATCACCCTGGTCGATCGTTACCCGAACCTGCTGGTGACCCAGACCCTGTCCAAGTCCCGTTCACTGGCCGGCTTGCGGGTTGGCCTGGCGGTAGGGCATCCGGACCTGATCGAGGCGCTGGAGCGGATCAAGAACAGCTTCAACTCCTATCCGCTGGACCGCATGGCGAATGTCGGCGCCGCTGCCGCGTTCGAGGATCGCGAATATTTCGACAAGACCTGTCGGTTGGTGATCGAGAATCGCGAGAAGGTCGTTGCGCAGCTTGAGGAGAAGGGTTTTGAAGTACTGCCATCGGCGGCGAACTTCATTTTCGCCCGTCACCCCCTGCACGATGCGGCGGCGCTTGCAGCGAAGTTGCGTGAGCAAGGTGTGATCGTCCGGCACTTCAAGCAGGAGCGGATTGCCCAGTTCCTGCGGATTTCCATCGGTACGCCAGAGCAGAACCAGGCGTTGATCGACGGCCTGGGCGACCTCTAA
- a CDS encoding KpsF/GutQ family sugar-phosphate isomerase, which produces MSQSSDLIQSAQRTIRLEVEAVQGLLPQIDADFVRACEMILASKGRVVVVGMGKSGHIGNKIAATLASTGTTAFFVHPAEASHGDMGMITRDDIILALSNSGSTNEIVTLLPLIKRLGIQLISMTGNPGSPLAKAAEVNLNVHVEHEACPLNLAPTSSTTAALVMGDALAVALLEARGFTAEDFAFSHPGGALGRRLLLKVENVMHAGQELPQVQRGTLLKDALMEMTRKGLGMTVILEADGKLAGIFTDGDLRRTLDRSIDIHSAIIDQVMTAHGKTARAEMLAAEALKIMEDHKISALVVVDSEDRPVGALNMHDLLRAGVM; this is translated from the coding sequence ATGAGCCAATCCAGCGACCTGATTCAATCTGCACAACGCACCATCCGCCTCGAGGTAGAAGCCGTACAAGGCCTGCTACCCCAAATCGACGCAGATTTCGTACGCGCTTGCGAGATGATTCTGGCCAGCAAAGGCCGCGTGGTCGTGGTCGGCATGGGCAAGTCGGGGCACATCGGCAACAAGATTGCCGCCACCCTGGCCAGCACCGGCACCACGGCCTTTTTTGTGCACCCGGCTGAAGCCAGCCACGGTGACATGGGCATGATTACCCGCGACGACATCATTCTGGCGCTCTCGAACTCCGGTTCCACCAATGAAATCGTGACCCTGCTGCCACTGATCAAGCGCCTGGGCATTCAGCTGATCAGCATGACCGGCAACCCTGGCTCGCCGCTGGCCAAGGCCGCCGAGGTCAACCTCAATGTTCACGTCGAGCACGAAGCCTGCCCGCTGAACCTGGCACCGACCTCGTCGACCACCGCCGCACTGGTCATGGGCGACGCCCTGGCAGTCGCGCTGCTGGAAGCCCGTGGCTTTACCGCCGAAGACTTCGCCTTTTCCCATCCAGGCGGCGCCCTGGGTCGACGCCTGCTACTGAAAGTGGAAAATGTCATGCACGCAGGCCAGGAACTGCCGCAGGTCCAGCGCGGCACCCTGCTCAAGGATGCCCTGATGGAAATGACCCGCAAGGGCCTGGGCATGACCGTCATTCTGGAAGCCGACGGCAAACTGGCCGGAATCTTCACTGACGGTGATTTGCGCCGCACACTGGACCGCAGCATCGATATCCACAGCGCCATCATCGACCAGGTCATGACGGCCCATGGCAAGACCGCACGCGCCGAGATGCTCGCCGCCGAAGCGCTGAAAATCATGGAAGACCATAAAATCAGCGCATTGGTCGTGGTCGACAGCGAAGACCGCCCGGTCGGCGCCCTGAACATGCACGACTTGCTGCGTGCAGGAGTAATGTAA
- the murA gene encoding UDP-N-acetylglucosamine 1-carboxyvinyltransferase, with the protein MDKLIITGGARLDGEIRISGAKNSALPILAATLLCDGPVTVANLPHLHDITTMIELFGRMGIEPVIDEKLAVEIDPRTIKTLIAPYELVKTMRASILVLGPMVARFGEAEVALPGGCAIGSRPVDLHIRGLEAMGAVIDVEGGYIKAKAPEGGLRGAHFFFDTVSVTGTENIMMAAALAKGRSVLANAAREPEVVDLANFLNAMGAKVSGAGTDTITIDGVERLHTTTYKVMPDRIETGTYLVAAAVTGGRVKVKDTDPTILEAVLEKLRESGAEITTGEDWIELNMHGKRPKAVNVRTAPYPAFPTDMQAQFISLNAIAEGTGAVIETIFENRFMHVYELHRMGAKIQVEGNTAIVTGTEKLKGAPVMATDLRASASLVISALIAEGDTLIDRIYHIDRGYECIEEKLQMLGAKIRRVPG; encoded by the coding sequence ATGGATAAATTGATTATTACTGGCGGTGCTCGTCTTGACGGCGAAATCCGCATCTCCGGGGCAAAGAACTCTGCCCTGCCGATCCTGGCGGCCACGCTGCTGTGCGATGGTCCCGTGACCGTTGCCAACCTGCCGCACCTGCACGACATCACCACCATGATCGAACTGTTCGGTCGTATGGGTATCGAGCCGGTGATCGACGAGAAACTGGCCGTCGAAATCGATCCGCGCACCATCAAGACCCTGATCGCTCCGTACGAACTGGTTAAAACCATGCGTGCATCGATCCTGGTACTGGGCCCGATGGTTGCCCGTTTCGGTGAAGCCGAAGTCGCACTGCCTGGCGGTTGCGCCATCGGCTCGCGTCCGGTTGACCTGCACATCCGCGGCCTGGAAGCCATGGGCGCGGTCATCGACGTCGAAGGCGGCTACATCAAGGCCAAGGCGCCTGAAGGCGGCCTGCGCGGTGCGCACTTCTTCTTCGATACCGTCAGCGTGACCGGTACCGAAAACATCATGATGGCCGCAGCATTGGCCAAGGGCCGCAGCGTCCTGGCCAACGCCGCTCGCGAACCTGAAGTCGTCGATCTGGCGAACTTCCTGAACGCCATGGGCGCCAAGGTCTCCGGTGCCGGTACCGATACCATCACCATCGATGGCGTCGAGCGTCTGCACACCACCACTTACAAAGTGATGCCCGACCGCATTGAAACCGGCACCTACCTGGTGGCGGCGGCGGTGACCGGTGGCCGTGTGAAGGTCAAGGACACCGATCCGACCATCCTCGAAGCCGTCCTGGAAAAGCTCCGCGAGTCCGGTGCCGAAATCACCACCGGCGAAGACTGGATCGAGCTCAACATGCATGGCAAGCGGCCGAAAGCCGTTAACGTGCGGACCGCTCCGTACCCGGCGTTCCCGACCGACATGCAAGCGCAGTTCATCTCCCTCAACGCCATTGCCGAAGGCACGGGCGCTGTGATCGAGACGATCTTCGAAAACCGCTTCATGCACGTCTACGAGCTGCACCGCATGGGCGCCAAGATCCAGGTCGAAGGCAACACCGCGATCGTCACCGGTACCGAAAAGCTCAAGGGCGCGCCAGTGATGGCAACCGACCTGCGTGCTTCGGCCAGCCTGGTGATCTCGGCCCTGATCGCCGAAGGCGACACGCTGATCGATCGCATCTACCACATAGATCGTGGCTACGAGTGCATCGAAGAAAAACTGCAGATGCTGGGCGCCAAGATCCGTCGCGTTCCGGGCTAG